A window of Exiguobacterium sp. FSL W8-0210 genomic DNA:
TCAGTAATTCCGTATTCGAGAGTTCCCCCGACTTCGTCGAACCAGACCCACTGCCACTACCCGAATCTGTCTGCCCATCTTGACATCCAGCTAGTCCAATCGATGCTGCGACGATCCCAGCTGCTACCCACCTTGTTTTCTTCATATTCATTTCCTCCTTTATACGCGTTACCCTGATTTACGAAAAATATTGGAAAATGTTTCAAAGTTTCTTTATTACCTCATTACCGTTCTTCTTCAAAACAAATCCTCATATTTCAAATCTACTATTCTTTTTTTGAAATTTGATTTATCACCTGCAAAATGTCCACAAAAAAAATAGGATGACGGAAACTTCCGTCACCCTATCCTTATTTCGTTAGATCGTGCGTAAAAGATTTGCCATCTCAATCGCGGAAACGGCAGCTTCGTAGCCTTTATTTCCAGCTTTCGTACCGGCACGTTCGACCGCTTGCTCGATCGAATCCGTCGTCAGGACACCGAAGATGATAGGTACGCCTGTATCACGCGACGCACTCGCGACACCTTTCGCGACTTCGTTACAGACATAGTCATAGTGTGATGTTGCTCCGCGGATGACGGCACCCAGTGTGATGACCGCATCATACTTACCGCTTTTCGCTAACTTTTCCGCAACGAGTGGAATTTCAAATGCTCCAGGAACCCATGCTGTATCCACAGCATCCGCAGCAACACCGTGACGACGGAACGCGTCGTTTGCTCCTCCGACGAGTTTTGATGTGATCAATTCATTAAAACGTGCTGCGACGATTGCGACGCGTAGTCCTTCTCCTGTTAAGAAACCTTCGTAAATCATGATGTGTGTCCTCCTTGGATATCGAGCCAGTGCCCGAGTTTCGTTTGTTTTGTTTTCAGATAACGCTGATTTTCCGGTTCAACGGGTACTTGATGGGGAACACGTTCGATGACTTCAATCCCCTCTTGCTCGAGCACCCGTTGTTTGTCTGGATTGTTCGTCATCAAGCGAATCTTCGTCACGCCAAGATCACGCAACATGTTGGCCGCGACCGTATAATCACGCATGTCTGTCGGATAACCGAGTGCATGGTTCGCTTCGACTGTATCGAGTCCTTGTTCCTGCAACTCGTACGCTTTCAACTTCGCCATCAGACCGATGCCGCGTCCTTCCTGACGTAGATACAAGACGGCTCCACCTTCTCGTTCGATTCGCTCAAGTGCAGAATCGAGTTGTGGACCACAATCGCAACGTTTCGAACCG
This region includes:
- the ribH gene encoding 6,7-dimethyl-8-ribityllumazine synthase; the encoded protein is MIYEGFLTGEGLRVAIVAARFNELITSKLVGGANDAFRRHGVAADAVDTAWVPGAFEIPLVAEKLAKSGKYDAVITLGAVIRGATSHYDYVCNEVAKGVASASRDTGVPIIFGVLTTDSIEQAVERAGTKAGNKGYEAAVSAIEMANLLRTI